One window of the Cryptomeria japonica chromosome 7, Sugi_1.0, whole genome shotgun sequence genome contains the following:
- the LOC131855901 gene encoding uncharacterized protein LOC131855901: MLEYLDKQRKRAEEAKNKVPPQSAAEATRQMLEKKKLSSKVNYDVLERLFEDDKKNVTQTSDEGKDIQNHSPVENVKRTRSVLWADEDSADFKNSKRQALQGEATEGNAIDFKEEGAEFKEEKTDPNMEDELDGDDFDIEGPDGLDNEHLQPYKLQYGHEVEYEYDYEEY; this comes from the exons atgctggagtattta GATAAGCAGCGTAAAAGAGCCGAAGAAGCAAAGAACAAAGTGCCACCTCAGTCAGCAGCTGAAGCTACACGTCAGATGCTCGAAAAAAAG AAGCTAAGTTCAAAAGTCAACTACGATGTACTTGAAAGGCTTTTTGAAGACGAT AAAAAGAATGTCACACAGACATCAGATGAAGGCAAAGATATACAGAATCATTCACCAGTTGAAAATGTGAAGAGAACCCGTTCTGTCTTGTGGGCAGATGAGGATTCTGCTGactttaaaaattcaaaaagacaAGCTCTTCAGGGTGAAGCGACTGAAGGAAATGCAATCGATTTCAAAGAAGAGGGAGCTGAGTTCAAAGAAGAGAAAACTGACCCAAACATGGAAGATGAGCTAGACGGTGatgactttgacattgaaggtcCCGATGGATTGGATAATGAACACTTGCAACCATACAAGCTGCAGTATGGACATGAAGTTGAATATGAATATGATTATGAAGAGTACTGA